A portion of the Chaetodon trifascialis isolate fChaTrf1 chromosome 7, fChaTrf1.hap1, whole genome shotgun sequence genome contains these proteins:
- the fbxl4 gene encoding F-box/LRR-repeat protein 4 isoform X2 gives MLTLLSMFYYICLRRRSRSGTRGEALTSRRAVESGQRAVLPVSVEVEQYAKEVLDFSSHYGSENSMSYTMWNLAGVPNVYPSSGDFTQTALFRAYGTWWEQCASAPPPFRRTPKGFYSQDYIELGFEEPVYPTAVEVLETYYPGAIVQILACSHNPFSQNPPTDVRWEVLWSGSPTKVLTPQARQFSPTIKHINFPTNLLRLEVNSSLLDYYTELDAVILRGVKERPMLALYKMPVIDINDLSDSEEELSDVGGPFRPGGDSKHQRTGNGYFDKLPYELIQLILSHLTLPDLCRLAQSCKLLHQHCCDPLQYTQLSLQPYWGRLNDASLGHLQSRCTLLQRLNLSWTGNRGALTLTGFSSFMKACGLSLVCLELSCCHFLNEACLEVISQTCPGLQELNLSSCDRLHPQAFAHISKLTRLRRLVLYRTKIEQTAILTILTFCIELRHLNLGSCVRIEDYDVVASMLAARCRTLCSLDLWRCRNLTDRGLAELVSGCRMLEELDLGWCPTLQSSTGCFQNLARSLPRLRKLFLTANRTICDSDIEELAASCPSLQHLDILGTRLVSAASLKKLLQSCPQLLLLDVSFCSQIDIQVVQELSGFFPNVAIKRSFTQ, from the exons ATGTTAACCCTCTTGAGCATGTTTTACTATATCTGTCTACGGCGACGCTCCAGGAGTGGGACTCGAGGCGAGGCTCTGACCAGTCGGCGGGCTGTGGAGTCCGGCCAGCGGGCAGTGTTGCCAGTCAGTGTGGAGGTGGAGCAGTATGCCAAGGAGGTTCTGGACTTCAGCTCCCATTATGGCAGTGAGAACAGCATGTCCTACACCATGTGGAACCTGGCTGGGGTACCCAACGTCTATCCCAGCTCAGGGGACTTCACTCAGACAGCTTTATTCAGAGCTTATGGGACGTGGTGGGAACAATGTGCCAGTGCTCCGCCACCTTTCCGCCGCACCCCTAAAGGCTTCTACAGCCAGGATTATATCGAGCTGGGCTTTGAGGAGCCTGTCTACCCTACGGCAGTGGAGGTGCTTGAGACTTATTACCCTGGAGCCATCGTTCAGATTCTGGCCTGCTCTCACAACCCCTTCTCCCAAAACCCACCCACTGATGTCAG GTGGGAGGTGCTGTGGTCAGGGTCACCCACCAAGGTGCTGACACCCCAGGCACGCCAGTTTTCCCCTACCATCAAACATATCAACTTCCCCACTAACCTGCTGCGTCTGGAGGTCAACAGCTCTCTGCTGGACTACTACACCGAGCTAGACGCTGTCATCCTGCGCGGGGTAAAAGAGAGGCCTATGCTGGCTCTCTATAAGATGCCTGTCATCGACATTAATGATCTGAGTGACAGCGAGGAGGAGCTGTCTGATGTGGGAGGTCCGTTCAGACCTGGAGGAGACAGCAAGCATCAGAGGACAGGCAATGGCTATTTTGACAAACTGCCATATGAG CTCATCCAGCTGATACTGAGCCACCTGACCCTGCCAGACCTCTGCCGTCTGGCTCAGAGCTGTAAGCTGCTGCACCAGCACTGCTGCGACCCGCTGCAGTACACCCAGCTGAGTCTGCAGCCCTACTGGGGCCGGCTGAATGACGCCTCCCTAGGACACCTGCAGAGCCGCTGCACCCTCCTCCAGAGGCTCAACCTGTCCTGGACCGGCAACCGCGGGGCGCTCACCCTGACTGGCTTCAGCAG cttcaTGAAGGCCTGTGGTCTCAGCCTGGTCTGCCTTGAGCTGTCGTGCTGCCACTTCCTGAATGAGGCGTGTCTGGAGGTCATCTCTCAGACTTGTCCGGGCCTGCAGGAGCTCAACCTGTCCTCCTGCGACCGCCTCCATCCGCAGGCCTTCGCACACATCTCCAAGCTGACACGCCTCCGCAGGCTGGTGCTCTACAGGACCAAGATAGAG caaacagcaattCTGACCATCCTGACTTTCTGCATAGAGCTGAGGCACCTCAACCTGGGGAGCTGTGTGAGG ATTGAGGACTATGACGTTGTGGCCAGCATGCTGGCCGCTCGCTGTCGCACACTCTGCTCACTGGACCTGTGGCGCTGCAGAAACCTGACTGACCGAGGCCTGGCTGAGCTCGTCTCCGGCTGCAG gatgctggaggagctggacctGGGCTGGTGTcccacactgcagagcagcACCGGGTGTTTCCAGAACCTCGCCCGCAGCCTGCCCCGCTTGCGCAAACTCTTCCTCACCGCCAACCGCACCATCTGCGACTCAGACATAGAGGAGCTGGCCGCCAGCTGCCCATCACTGCAGCACCTCGACATACTAG
- the fbxl4 gene encoding F-box/LRR-repeat protein 4 isoform X1 → MISIQNFLVYIRVVLCGASDLLCSHWCTCLSLPNLQVMHAAGPLACALCTPGPEAVCFQSGTRGEALTSRRAVESGQRAVLPVSVEVEQYAKEVLDFSSHYGSENSMSYTMWNLAGVPNVYPSSGDFTQTALFRAYGTWWEQCASAPPPFRRTPKGFYSQDYIELGFEEPVYPTAVEVLETYYPGAIVQILACSHNPFSQNPPTDVRWEVLWSGSPTKVLTPQARQFSPTIKHINFPTNLLRLEVNSSLLDYYTELDAVILRGVKERPMLALYKMPVIDINDLSDSEEELSDVGGPFRPGGDSKHQRTGNGYFDKLPYELIQLILSHLTLPDLCRLAQSCKLLHQHCCDPLQYTQLSLQPYWGRLNDASLGHLQSRCTLLQRLNLSWTGNRGALTLTGFSSFMKACGLSLVCLELSCCHFLNEACLEVISQTCPGLQELNLSSCDRLHPQAFAHISKLTRLRRLVLYRTKIEQTAILTILTFCIELRHLNLGSCVRIEDYDVVASMLAARCRTLCSLDLWRCRNLTDRGLAELVSGCRMLEELDLGWCPTLQSSTGCFQNLARSLPRLRKLFLTANRTICDSDIEELAASCPSLQHLDILGTRLVSAASLKKLLQSCPQLLLLDVSFCSQIDIQVVQELSGFFPNVAIKRSFTQ, encoded by the exons ATGATAAGCATTCAGAATTTTCTAGTTTATATCAGAGTTGTACTCTGTGGTGCCTCAGACCTGCTGTGTTCTCATTGGTGTACGTGTTTGTCTCTGCCTAACCTACAGGTCATGCATGCAGCCGGGCCTCTAGCCTGCGCTTTGTGTACCCCCGGCCCTGAGGCAGTCTGCTTCCA GAGTGGGACTCGAGGCGAGGCTCTGACCAGTCGGCGGGCTGTGGAGTCCGGCCAGCGGGCAGTGTTGCCAGTCAGTGTGGAGGTGGAGCAGTATGCCAAGGAGGTTCTGGACTTCAGCTCCCATTATGGCAGTGAGAACAGCATGTCCTACACCATGTGGAACCTGGCTGGGGTACCCAACGTCTATCCCAGCTCAGGGGACTTCACTCAGACAGCTTTATTCAGAGCTTATGGGACGTGGTGGGAACAATGTGCCAGTGCTCCGCCACCTTTCCGCCGCACCCCTAAAGGCTTCTACAGCCAGGATTATATCGAGCTGGGCTTTGAGGAGCCTGTCTACCCTACGGCAGTGGAGGTGCTTGAGACTTATTACCCTGGAGCCATCGTTCAGATTCTGGCCTGCTCTCACAACCCCTTCTCCCAAAACCCACCCACTGATGTCAG GTGGGAGGTGCTGTGGTCAGGGTCACCCACCAAGGTGCTGACACCCCAGGCACGCCAGTTTTCCCCTACCATCAAACATATCAACTTCCCCACTAACCTGCTGCGTCTGGAGGTCAACAGCTCTCTGCTGGACTACTACACCGAGCTAGACGCTGTCATCCTGCGCGGGGTAAAAGAGAGGCCTATGCTGGCTCTCTATAAGATGCCTGTCATCGACATTAATGATCTGAGTGACAGCGAGGAGGAGCTGTCTGATGTGGGAGGTCCGTTCAGACCTGGAGGAGACAGCAAGCATCAGAGGACAGGCAATGGCTATTTTGACAAACTGCCATATGAG CTCATCCAGCTGATACTGAGCCACCTGACCCTGCCAGACCTCTGCCGTCTGGCTCAGAGCTGTAAGCTGCTGCACCAGCACTGCTGCGACCCGCTGCAGTACACCCAGCTGAGTCTGCAGCCCTACTGGGGCCGGCTGAATGACGCCTCCCTAGGACACCTGCAGAGCCGCTGCACCCTCCTCCAGAGGCTCAACCTGTCCTGGACCGGCAACCGCGGGGCGCTCACCCTGACTGGCTTCAGCAG cttcaTGAAGGCCTGTGGTCTCAGCCTGGTCTGCCTTGAGCTGTCGTGCTGCCACTTCCTGAATGAGGCGTGTCTGGAGGTCATCTCTCAGACTTGTCCGGGCCTGCAGGAGCTCAACCTGTCCTCCTGCGACCGCCTCCATCCGCAGGCCTTCGCACACATCTCCAAGCTGACACGCCTCCGCAGGCTGGTGCTCTACAGGACCAAGATAGAG caaacagcaattCTGACCATCCTGACTTTCTGCATAGAGCTGAGGCACCTCAACCTGGGGAGCTGTGTGAGG ATTGAGGACTATGACGTTGTGGCCAGCATGCTGGCCGCTCGCTGTCGCACACTCTGCTCACTGGACCTGTGGCGCTGCAGAAACCTGACTGACCGAGGCCTGGCTGAGCTCGTCTCCGGCTGCAG gatgctggaggagctggacctGGGCTGGTGTcccacactgcagagcagcACCGGGTGTTTCCAGAACCTCGCCCGCAGCCTGCCCCGCTTGCGCAAACTCTTCCTCACCGCCAACCGCACCATCTGCGACTCAGACATAGAGGAGCTGGCCGCCAGCTGCCCATCACTGCAGCACCTCGACATACTAG